In a genomic window of Drosophila takahashii strain IR98-3 E-12201 chromosome 3L, DtakHiC1v2, whole genome shotgun sequence:
- the Sems gene encoding seminase, giving the protein MQRVLVCCLLVGILFSIDIHSLGTNETIDLAKLAKIFRRPAHQTRVIGGHITTNEKLGGYLLAMRYYNSFICGGALIRDVIVLTAAHCFENRNTKEGWSVDGGISRLNERGVRRQVREIIKSAEFRMSTMNMDVAVVLLNRPMVGKNIGMLSLCSTPLTPGKKLVVAGWGMTYPDGNGPDQLLRTVTVPVIEKRFCRDVYRHSAAITDSMFCASVLGKKDACTYDSGGPLVYEKQVCGIVSFGIGCASRRYPGVYTDVHYVKPFIEKGIKVLLSRRTRRAK; this is encoded by the exons ATGCAACGTGTCCTCGTTTGCTGCCTGCTGGTGGGCATTCTGTTTTCGATAGATATCCATTCTCTCGGCACCAACGAGACCATCGATTTGGCGAAATTGGCCAAGATATTTCGTCGTCCTGCCCACCAGACACGTGTTATCGGTGGCCATATAACGACCAATGAGAAACTGGGCGGATATCTGTTGGCCATGCGATACTACAACAGTTTTATCTGCGGCGGCGCTTTAATCCGGGATGTCATCGTCCTAACGGCGGCCCACTGTTTCGAAAATCGGAATACTAAGGAAGGCTGGAGTGTGGATGGTGGAATTTCTAGGCTCAATGAGCGCGGAGTTCGTCGGCAGGTTAGGGAAATCATCAAGTCGGCCGAGTTCCGGATGTCCACCATGAACATGGACGTGGCTGTGGTGCTGCTGAATAGACCGATGGTCGGGAAAAACATCGGTATGCTATCCCTGTGCTCTACGCCCTTAACGCCTGGCAAAAAGCTGGTCGTCGCCGGCTGGGGAATGACCTATCCGGATGGCAATGGTCCCGATCAGCTGCTGCGAACGGTTACGGTGCCTGTGATTGAAAAGAGGTTCTGCCGCGATGTCTATCGGCATTCAG CTGCTATAACGGACAGCATGTTCTGTGCCTCGGTGTTGGGAAAAAAGGATGCCTGCACCTATGACTCCGGAGGTCCTTTGGTTTACGAAAAGCAAGTCTGCGGCATAGTGTCCTTTGGGATAGGATGTGCCAGCAGACGATATCCTGGCGTCTATACGGATGTCCATTATGTAAAGCCCTTTATtgagaaaggtattaaagtgCTGCTATCGCGACGTACTAGACGAGCCAAATAA
- the LOC108058828 gene encoding nardilysin isoform X2 → MKNLYRSKPDYLISQLLGYEGVGSLCSYLRRRLWCISVMAGVGGSSFDSNSIYSLFNICIYLTDDGFDHLDEVLEATFAWIKLIINSDQLQASFKELQQIANNNFRFQIQMPSIDNVQSMVESLNYLSPKDVLTGPQLYFQYDEADIELLRQHLDKFNFNIMISSYMPYEGNEYDQKEPWFGTQYKTIPMPSKWVDMWQEPATLKELHFPQPNPFVTTDFTLHWVEAGKPHISRSPKALIKTDLCELWFRQDNIFQLPDGYINLYFITPLVRESVKHYMLGVLYTYLVEFKIAEQLYPALEAGLTYGLYIGDKGLVMRVSGYNEKLPLLVEIILNVMRSIELDVDQVNSFKDLKKRQIYNALINGRTLNLDLRLNVLENQRFGMISKYEAIDAITVEDISNFKDNFHKKMYVKGLMQGNFTEDQAKELMQKILLTYNSEKVDNLSALDNNLLQIPLGSHYLRAKTLNDDDSNTIITNYYQIGPCDLKLECLMDLIELIVEEPFFNQLRTQEQLGYSLGIHQRIGYGVMAFVITINTQETKHKAEYVERRIEAFRSRMSELVSQMSNEEFKNIQETLISGKRLGDTSLDEEVMRNWSEIVTKEYFFNRVEMQIQTLNNLTKDDVLNFLNDYDRNNLRKLSVQVVGNHTLPSGSTTQANSRSGSLSDLLEDGQHDIPKEQSKPMAEKIRIEFLGENDDPSNIKDISAFKKSLYVYPLINTNPNLANKS, encoded by the coding sequence ATGAAGAACCTGTATCGCAGCAAGCCGGACTATTTGATCTCACAACTTCTGGGCTACGAGGGAGTTGGCAGTCTCTGTTCGTATTTACGTCGACGTCTCTGGTGTATTAGCGTGATGGCAGGAGTGGGCGGCAGTAGTTTTGACTCAAACTCGATATACTCCTTGttcaatatttgtatttacctAACTGACGATGGGTTCGATCACTTGGACGAGGTATTGGAGGCGACGTTTGCTTGGATCAAACTTATCATTAATAGCGACCAACTTCAGGCTTCTTTTAAGGAACTTCAACAAAtagcaaataataattttcgatttcaaattcaaatgccCTCCATTGATAATGTTCAAAGCATGGTGGAGAGCTTGAATTACCTGTCACCGAAAGATGTGCTCACAGGACCTCAGCTTTACTTTCAATACGATGAAGCGGATATTGAGCTTCTAAGGCAGCATCtagataaatttaattttaacataatGATCTCATCGTACATGCCATATGAGGGAAATGAATACGATCAGAAGGAACCTTGGTTCGGAACTCAATACAAAACCATTCCGATGCCTTCAAAATGGGTAGACATGTGGCAAGAACCGGCAACACTGAAGGAATTGCACTTTCCCCAACCAAATCCCTTTGTAACCACCGATTTCACACTTCATTGGGTTGAAGCAGGAAAGCCACATATTTCAAGAAGTCCTAAGGCACTGATCAAAACCGATTTATGCGAGCTGTGGTTCCGGCAGGACAACATCTTTCAACTTCCCGATGGATACATTAACCTCTATTTCATCACTCCTCTTGTTCGAGAAAGTGTTAAGCATTATATGCTTGGAGTGCTTTACACCTATCTAGTGGAGTTCAAAATAGCTGAGCAGTTGTACCCAGCTTTAGAGGCAGGATTAACATATGGTCTTTACATCGGTGATAAAGGATTAGTTATGCGGGTCAGTGGTTACAATGAAAAGCTTCCTCTCTTGGTGGAAATAATTCTAAACGTGATGCGATCTATAGAACTAGATGTGGATCAGGTGAACTCCTTTAAGGACCTCAAAAAACGGCAAATATACAATGCTCTCATAAACGGAAGAACTCTAAACCTTGACTTGCGCCTCAACGTATTGGAAAATCAACGTTTTGGCATGATCTCCAAATATGAAGCCATTGATGCAATAACAGTAGAAGACATTAGCAactttaaagataattttcaTAAGAAAATGTACGTTAAAGGTTTGATGCAAGGAAATTTCACTGAAGACCAAGCAAAAGAGCTAATGCAAAAGATACTTCTCACCTATAACAGCGAAAAGGTGGATAATTTGTCGGCTCTGGATAATAACCTACTTCAAATACCCCTGGGATCGCATTATTTAAGGGCCAAAACACTCAACGATGATGACTCAAATACAATTATTACAAACTACTATCAAATAGGGCCATGCGATCTTAAATTGGAATGTTTAATGGATCTGATTGAGTTAATTGTAGAGGAGCCGTTCTTCAACCAATTAAGGACCCAAGAGCAGTTGGGCTACAGCTTGGGCATTCATCAGCGAATTGGATATGGTGTCATGGCTTTTGTAATCACCATAAATACGCAAGAGACAAAGCATAAGGCTGAGTATGTTGAGCGACGTATTGAAGCCTTTCGATCTCGAATGTCCGAACTTGTCTCACAAATGAGTAATGAGGAGTTTAAGAATATCCAAGAAACTCTAATCAGTGGCAAAAGGCTGGGCGACACGAGTTTGGATGAGGAAGTTATGCGAAATTGGAGTGAAATCGTCACCAaggaatatttctttaatCGCGTCGAAATGCAAATACAAACGCTGAACAATTTGACTAAGGATGATGTTTTGAATTTCCTGAATGATTATGATAGAAATAATCTAAGAAAACTTTCTGTCCAAGTTGTGGGAAACCATACGTTGCCATCAGGATCAACCACACAGGCAAATTCTCGATCCGGATCTTTGTCAGACTTATTGGAAGATGGTCAACACGATATACCAAAGGAACAATCTAAGCCAATGGCCGAAAAGATCAGGATTGAGTTTTTGGGAGAGAACGACGACCCCTCGAATATTAAGGATATTTCGGCCTTTAAAAAATCTCTTTATGTCTATCCGCTGATCAATACGAATCCAAATCTTGCAaacaaatcttaa
- the LOC108058828 gene encoding nardilysin isoform X1 has product MCFKPRLGLHRITKQVNKWLNRQQYAAISTAAVVVQYHEEPDKSDGDRKLYRSLSLSNGLRAMLISDPYIEDPPIQQASSESMSSSIEHFHGKLAACAVLVGVGSFSEPRQYQGLAHFVEHMIFMGSEKFPVENEFDSFVTKSGGFSNAHTENEETCFYFEVDETHLDRSMDLFMNLIKAPLMLPDAMNRERSAVQSEFEQTYMRDEVRRDQILASLASDDYPQGTFSWGNLKTLQEGVDDGQLHKELHKFCRDHYGANRMIVAIQAQLSLDELEEMLMRHCADIPVSQENSVDVSRFNYQTAFREEFFNDVFLVQPVEDVCKLELTWVVPPMKNLYRSKPDYLISQLLGYEGVGSLCSYLRRRLWCISVMAGVGGSSFDSNSIYSLFNICIYLTDDGFDHLDEVLEATFAWIKLIINSDQLQASFKELQQIANNNFRFQIQMPSIDNVQSMVESLNYLSPKDVLTGPQLYFQYDEADIELLRQHLDKFNFNIMISSYMPYEGNEYDQKEPWFGTQYKTIPMPSKWVDMWQEPATLKELHFPQPNPFVTTDFTLHWVEAGKPHISRSPKALIKTDLCELWFRQDNIFQLPDGYINLYFITPLVRESVKHYMLGVLYTYLVEFKIAEQLYPALEAGLTYGLYIGDKGLVMRVSGYNEKLPLLVEIILNVMRSIELDVDQVNSFKDLKKRQIYNALINGRTLNLDLRLNVLENQRFGMISKYEAIDAITVEDISNFKDNFHKKMYVKGLMQGNFTEDQAKELMQKILLTYNSEKVDNLSALDNNLLQIPLGSHYLRAKTLNDDDSNTIITNYYQIGPCDLKLECLMDLIELIVEEPFFNQLRTQEQLGYSLGIHQRIGYGVMAFVITINTQETKHKAEYVERRIEAFRSRMSELVSQMSNEEFKNIQETLISGKRLGDTSLDEEVMRNWSEIVTKEYFFNRVEMQIQTLNNLTKDDVLNFLNDYDRNNLRKLSVQVVGNHTLPSGSTTQANSRSGSLSDLLEDGQHDIPKEQSKPMAEKIRIEFLGENDDPSNIKDISAFKKSLYVYPLINTNPNLANKS; this is encoded by the coding sequence ATGTGTTTCAAGCCACGCCTCGGCTTACACAGAATTACGAAGCAGGTGAATAAATGGCTGAATCGTCAACAGTACGCCGCTATAAGTACGGCCGCAGTAGTGGTCCAATATCATGAGGAACCGGACAAGTCGGATGGTGACCGAAAGCTTTACCGTTCCTTGAGCCTATCGAATGGATTGCGAGCCATGCTAATATCTGATCCCTATATTGAAGATCCACCAATCCAGCAGGCGTCCAGTGAAAGTATGAGTTCCTCGATTGAGCATTTTCATGGCAAATTAGCAGCTTGTGCTGTACTTGTGGGCGTTGGATCGTTCAGTGAACCGCGACAATATCAGGGATTAGCCCATTTTGTGGAACACATGATATTTATGGGATCTGAGAAATTTCCCGTTGAGAATGAATTTGACTCGTTTGTGACGAAAAGCGGAGGATTCAGTAATGCGCATACTGAGAACGAGGAGACCTGCTTCTACTTTGAGGTGGATGAGACGCATCTCGATAGGAGTATGGATCTCTTTATGAATTTGATAAAGGCTCCACTGATGCTTCCGGATGCCATGAATCGCGAACGCTCGGCTGTGCAGTCTGAATTCGAGCAGACCTATATGAGAGATGAAGTGCGTCGGGATCAGATTTTGGCGAGCTTAGCTAGTGATGACTATCCGCAGGGCACTTTCAGCTGGGGTAACTTAAAGACCCTTCAAGAGGGCGTCGATGATGGCCAGTTGCACAAGGAACTTCACAAGTTTTGCCGTGATCACTACGGTGCCAATCGAATGATAGTGGCAATCCAGGCTCAACTTTCGCTAGATGAACTGGAGGAAATGCTAATGCGACATTGTGCAGATATACCGGTTAGCCAAGAGAACTCAGTTGACGTCTCGAGGTTTAATTACCAAACAGCCTTTCGTGAAGAGTTTTTCAATGATGTCTTCCTCGTTCAGCCCGTTGAAGATGTATGCAAACTGGAGTTAACTTGGGTTGTGCCACCCATGAAGAACCTGTATCGCAGCAAGCCGGACTATTTGATCTCACAACTTCTGGGCTACGAGGGAGTTGGCAGTCTCTGTTCGTATTTACGTCGACGTCTCTGGTGTATTAGCGTGATGGCAGGAGTGGGCGGCAGTAGTTTTGACTCAAACTCGATATACTCCTTGttcaatatttgtatttacctAACTGACGATGGGTTCGATCACTTGGACGAGGTATTGGAGGCGACGTTTGCTTGGATCAAACTTATCATTAATAGCGACCAACTTCAGGCTTCTTTTAAGGAACTTCAACAAAtagcaaataataattttcgatttcaaattcaaatgccCTCCATTGATAATGTTCAAAGCATGGTGGAGAGCTTGAATTACCTGTCACCGAAAGATGTGCTCACAGGACCTCAGCTTTACTTTCAATACGATGAAGCGGATATTGAGCTTCTAAGGCAGCATCtagataaatttaattttaacataatGATCTCATCGTACATGCCATATGAGGGAAATGAATACGATCAGAAGGAACCTTGGTTCGGAACTCAATACAAAACCATTCCGATGCCTTCAAAATGGGTAGACATGTGGCAAGAACCGGCAACACTGAAGGAATTGCACTTTCCCCAACCAAATCCCTTTGTAACCACCGATTTCACACTTCATTGGGTTGAAGCAGGAAAGCCACATATTTCAAGAAGTCCTAAGGCACTGATCAAAACCGATTTATGCGAGCTGTGGTTCCGGCAGGACAACATCTTTCAACTTCCCGATGGATACATTAACCTCTATTTCATCACTCCTCTTGTTCGAGAAAGTGTTAAGCATTATATGCTTGGAGTGCTTTACACCTATCTAGTGGAGTTCAAAATAGCTGAGCAGTTGTACCCAGCTTTAGAGGCAGGATTAACATATGGTCTTTACATCGGTGATAAAGGATTAGTTATGCGGGTCAGTGGTTACAATGAAAAGCTTCCTCTCTTGGTGGAAATAATTCTAAACGTGATGCGATCTATAGAACTAGATGTGGATCAGGTGAACTCCTTTAAGGACCTCAAAAAACGGCAAATATACAATGCTCTCATAAACGGAAGAACTCTAAACCTTGACTTGCGCCTCAACGTATTGGAAAATCAACGTTTTGGCATGATCTCCAAATATGAAGCCATTGATGCAATAACAGTAGAAGACATTAGCAactttaaagataattttcaTAAGAAAATGTACGTTAAAGGTTTGATGCAAGGAAATTTCACTGAAGACCAAGCAAAAGAGCTAATGCAAAAGATACTTCTCACCTATAACAGCGAAAAGGTGGATAATTTGTCGGCTCTGGATAATAACCTACTTCAAATACCCCTGGGATCGCATTATTTAAGGGCCAAAACACTCAACGATGATGACTCAAATACAATTATTACAAACTACTATCAAATAGGGCCATGCGATCTTAAATTGGAATGTTTAATGGATCTGATTGAGTTAATTGTAGAGGAGCCGTTCTTCAACCAATTAAGGACCCAAGAGCAGTTGGGCTACAGCTTGGGCATTCATCAGCGAATTGGATATGGTGTCATGGCTTTTGTAATCACCATAAATACGCAAGAGACAAAGCATAAGGCTGAGTATGTTGAGCGACGTATTGAAGCCTTTCGATCTCGAATGTCCGAACTTGTCTCACAAATGAGTAATGAGGAGTTTAAGAATATCCAAGAAACTCTAATCAGTGGCAAAAGGCTGGGCGACACGAGTTTGGATGAGGAAGTTATGCGAAATTGGAGTGAAATCGTCACCAaggaatatttctttaatCGCGTCGAAATGCAAATACAAACGCTGAACAATTTGACTAAGGATGATGTTTTGAATTTCCTGAATGATTATGATAGAAATAATCTAAGAAAACTTTCTGTCCAAGTTGTGGGAAACCATACGTTGCCATCAGGATCAACCACACAGGCAAATTCTCGATCCGGATCTTTGTCAGACTTATTGGAAGATGGTCAACACGATATACCAAAGGAACAATCTAAGCCAATGGCCGAAAAGATCAGGATTGAGTTTTTGGGAGAGAACGACGACCCCTCGAATATTAAGGATATTTCGGCCTTTAAAAAATCTCTTTATGTCTATCCGCTGATCAATACGAATCCAAATCTTGCAaacaaatcttaa